In Methanomicrobium antiquum, one DNA window encodes the following:
- a CDS encoding YgiQ family radical SAM protein yields the protein MFLPTTKEDLKKRGWDSCDVVIITPDAYVDHPSFAMAILGRFLERNGLKAGIISQPKWKEPENFLKLGIPNIAFAVSGGQMDSMVLNYTATKLPRKEDFFCEDKNPYFSKPGENKYRIRPDRCISVYCSQIRSVCKEKPIIIGGIEASLRRIAHYDYWSDKIKKSVLVDSKAQILLYGMGEYSLLRTLDALKRGISPENLQIENSVILKKENEIKDLLSNNDYVNLPSFEEIVNNKDSFSKAHTLFEENCDEKIVLQKQDTRYIVQYPAHIISQSELDAIYDIDFERKIHPSFKNVPAFDMIKNSVTSHRGCFGDCSFCALSMHQGKRVVSRSKTSVVNEIKKIASKKGFSGTITDIGGPSANMYATSCRIFGCSENNCLKDGKGCKNLISGTDAYLELLRSAGQIQGVKNIQINSGVRFDPCILDDKFLREILKNYISGQMKVAPESGSDFVLECMNKPKSEIFLEFIKRFERIKKEEKLKKYIIPYIIAGHPGEGDNEAKETENLLSKNHLSGRQFQIFTPTPMTRSTAMYYLGYDPYTKKKLAVEKDRKTLMRRKESMQY from the coding sequence GTTATAATAACACCTGATGCATATGTTGATCATCCATCTTTTGCCATGGCTATATTAGGACGATTTCTTGAAAGAAATGGTTTAAAGGCAGGTATTATATCCCAGCCAAAATGGAAGGAGCCTGAAAATTTTTTAAAACTGGGTATTCCAAATATTGCTTTTGCAGTCTCCGGCGGTCAGATGGATTCAATGGTGCTTAATTACACCGCAACAAAATTACCACGAAAAGAAGATTTTTTTTGTGAAGATAAAAATCCGTATTTTTCAAAACCGGGCGAAAATAAATACAGAATACGTCCTGACAGATGCATAAGCGTTTACTGTAGTCAGATTCGATCAGTATGTAAAGAAAAACCAATAATAATTGGCGGAATTGAAGCATCACTTAGAAGAATTGCTCACTATGACTATTGGTCAGATAAGATTAAAAAAAGTGTTTTGGTTGATTCAAAAGCACAGATCCTTCTTTACGGAATGGGGGAATATTCCTTATTAAGGACATTAGATGCATTAAAGAGAGGTATATCTCCTGAAAATCTGCAGATCGAAAATTCGGTTATTTTAAAAAAGGAAAATGAAATTAAAGATTTATTAAGCAATAATGATTATGTAAATCTTCCATCTTTTGAGGAGATTGTAAATAATAAGGACTCTTTTTCAAAAGCTCATACACTTTTTGAAGAAAATTGTGATGAAAAAATAGTTCTCCAAAAACAGGATACCAGGTACATTGTTCAGTACCCTGCGCATATAATATCTCAATCCGAACTGGATGCGATATATGATATTGATTTTGAGCGGAAAATTCATCCCTCATTCAAAAATGTACCTGCATTTGATATGATTAAAAATTCAGTAACATCTCACAGGGGATGTTTTGGTGACTGCTCGTTTTGCGCATTATCAATGCATCAGGGAAAAAGAGTTGTTTCCAGAAGTAAAACGTCTGTTGTTAATGAAATAAAAAAAATTGCCTCGAAAAAAGGTTTTTCAGGAACAATTACTGATATTGGAGGACCTTCTGCAAATATGTATGCCACATCCTGCAGAATTTTTGGATGCAGTGAAAATAACTGCCTAAAAGACGGGAAGGGATGTAAAAATTTAATTTCAGGAACAGATGCCTATCTTGAGCTTTTAAGAAGCGCAGGTCAAATTCAGGGGGTTAAAAACATTCAGATTAATTCAGGAGTGAGGTTTGATCCATGCATTCTTGATGATAAATTTTTAAGGGAAATTTTAAAAAATTACATCTCCGGACAGATGAAAGTCGCACCCGAGTCAGGTTCTGATTTCGTACTGGAATGTATGAATAAACCAAAATCAGAGATCTTTTTGGAATTTATTAAAAGATTTGAACGGATAAAAAAAGAAGAAAAACTAAAAAAATATATCATACCCTATATTATCGCAGGACACCCTGGCGAAGGTGATAATGAAGCAAAGGAGACAGAAAATCTTCTCTCTAAAAACCATCTTTCCGGAAGGCAGTTTCAGATATTTACACCAACACCAATGACACGTTCGACTGCAATGTATTATCTTGGATATGACCCTTATACTAAGAAAAAACTGGCTGTTGAAAAAGACAGGAAAACTTTGATGAGAAGAAAAGAATCAATGCAGTATTAA
- a CDS encoding serine/threonine-protein kinase gives MVRKYLIYLFIIAVLAPALVIPANAANISVYESLHIPDSQADNLKDFSQNSKDILENSENSAIISASNDILPDLASPDEYKDYMRNFSSNIILLFILCVSGLVLISLSITGRKYSGLYYYLERFYLRVILIPTYSVMGILLVLVSLFSIAVIGNASDISSQDTLSSLLFATILFIYAMSSLWLAYSIVIKRAFIFILGFEIAAPFILFLFSISDLGRYSSSSDMLTGILISAVFSSILISIPLMHLMMLKRRKTYTRIKSGTENLYEDSETDSGKNTLPFSDDGKALIMQAKKINCLHPDLSERYMDSEYIGKGGTARIFKAKRREDGKVVAVKVPISFDERTGRSFLKEMNLWKELEHKNIVKVYSVNILPVPYVEMEYCEKSLADINKPVSPELSAYYIKEISNGLLYAHCRGVIHRDIKPQNILICKDKTPKLSDWGLGKIISDTNETKTLAFSLNYASPEQVAPGIFGRSDQRTDIFQIGIVFYELLTGHLPFSGDGIGEFSTSIIHNDPKLPSTVNSDAKKFDKLIMRCLKKDPDERYRCLEEFLDDLNRLTGSSDYS, from the coding sequence TTGGTCAGAAAATATCTAATTTATCTTTTTATTATAGCTGTTTTAGCACCTGCTCTGGTTATACCTGCAAATGCCGCAAATATATCTGTTTATGAATCTTTACATATTCCTGACTCACAGGCAGATAATTTAAAAGATTTTTCACAAAATTCAAAAGACATTTTAGAAAATTCAGAGAATTCAGCTATAATAAGTGCTTCTAATGATATATTGCCTGATTTGGCATCTCCTGATGAATATAAAGATTATATGAGGAACTTCAGCTCGAATATCATTCTTCTCTTTATATTATGTGTGTCTGGTTTGGTACTCATATCTTTAAGCATTACAGGAAGAAAATATTCCGGTCTTTATTATTACCTTGAAAGGTTTTATTTGCGTGTAATTTTGATTCCGACTTACTCAGTGATGGGAATTTTGCTTGTGCTGGTCTCTCTTTTTTCAATTGCAGTTATTGGAAATGCCAGTGATATATCATCCCAGGATACCTTGTCATCACTTTTATTTGCGACAATTCTTTTTATATACGCAATGTCATCACTCTGGCTTGCATATTCTATTGTAATAAAAAGAGCGTTTATTTTTATACTTGGATTTGAGATTGCCGCACCTTTTATTCTTTTTCTTTTTTCAATATCAGATTTAGGCAGATATTCTTCATCTTCTGATATGCTGACAGGAATTTTAATATCGGCAGTATTTTCATCCATCTTAATTTCCATTCCGCTGATGCACCTGATGATGCTTAAAAGAAGAAAAACATATACAAGAATCAAATCTGGAACAGAAAATTTATATGAAGATTCAGAGACAGATTCCGGGAAAAACACTTTGCCTTTTAGTGATGACGGTAAAGCTCTAATTATGCAGGCAAAAAAAATCAACTGCCTGCATCCTGATCTGTCTGAACGCTATATGGATTCAGAATATATTGGAAAAGGGGGCACTGCAAGAATTTTTAAGGCTAAAAGACGTGAAGACGGTAAAGTTGTGGCTGTAAAAGTCCCAATCAGCTTTGATGAAAGGACTGGCAGAAGTTTTCTAAAGGAAATGAATCTTTGGAAAGAACTTGAACACAAAAACATTGTAAAGGTATATTCTGTGAATATCCTCCCCGTTCCTTATGTTGAGATGGAATATTGTGAAAAATCTCTTGCAGATATAAATAAGCCGGTATCACCTGAGCTTTCTGCATATTATATAAAAGAGATATCAAATGGACTTTTGTATGCTCACTGCAGAGGAGTAATCCATCGCGACATAAAACCTCAGAACATTCTAATTTGTAAAGATAAAACTCCCAAACTCTCAGACTGGGGTCTTGGAAAGATAATAAGCGATACCAACGAGACAAAGACGCTTGCGTTTTCTCTAAACTATGCCTCTCCGGAACAGGTAGCACCGGGAATTTTTGGAAGAAGCGATCAACGAACTGATATTTTTCAGATAGGAATTGTCTTTTATGAGCTTTTAACTGGTCATCTTCCATTCTCAGGCGATGGTATTGGTGAGTTTTCAACATCAATAATTCACAATGATCCAAAGTTGCCTTCTACAGTTAATTCTGATGCAAAAAAATTTGACAAACTGATAATGAGATGTCTTAAAAAAGATCCTGATGAAAGATACAGGTGCCTTGAAGAGTTTCTTGATGACTTAAACAGACTTACAGGTTCCTCTGATTATTCCTAA
- a CDS encoding class II glutamine amidotransferase: MCGIISVIDQSKNFMTGESIKNALALMNERGSGEGAGYAVYGAYPDFKDYYALHVFYDNLVEPKKEVESLLNKWGEIEYAEEIPTYEQDRLRRVHIPWRYFFRPDKNLLAGSFSPEDDAIINLVNKVNIEIKGATLYSSGKNIGVFKAAGWPEDVANFYKIEDYEGYIWMGHNRYPTNTSGWWGGAHPFNLLDISVIHNGEITSYGTNRRYIESFGYKCTMKTDTEVVAYLSDLLGRRHGLTDEFTVNALAPPFWDEIDKMPENKHKIQKAFRMAYGSAMMNGPFAIVIAKPDGIVGFTDRIKLRPLVAAESGDCLYISSEEAAIRTMENNLDNIWMPCAGEPVIGRVKK, from the coding sequence ATGTGTGGAATTATAAGTGTTATAGACCAATCAAAAAATTTTATGACCGGTGAATCCATTAAAAACGCTCTTGCCCTGATGAATGAAAGAGGCAGTGGGGAAGGTGCCGGATATGCTGTTTACGGAGCATATCCCGACTTTAAGGATTATTATGCCCTCCACGTATTCTATGATAACCTGGTTGAACCAAAAAAAGAGGTTGAATCACTTCTCAACAAATGGGGTGAAATAGAATATGCAGAAGAAATTCCGACATATGAACAGGACAGACTAAGGCGTGTACACATACCATGGAGATACTTCTTTAGGCCGGACAAAAATCTTCTTGCAGGAAGCTTCTCCCCGGAAGATGACGCCATAATAAACCTTGTAAATAAAGTAAATATCGAGATAAAAGGCGCTACACTGTACTCTTCCGGAAAAAACATAGGAGTTTTTAAAGCCGCGGGATGGCCGGAAGACGTTGCAAACTTCTATAAAATTGAAGATTATGAGGGTTACATCTGGATGGGTCATAACAGGTATCCTACAAACACTTCAGGATGGTGGGGCGGTGCTCATCCGTTTAATCTTCTGGATATAAGTGTGATTCATAACGGAGAAATCACTTCTTATGGAACAAACCGGCGTTACATTGAAAGTTTTGGATATAAATGCACAATGAAGACAGATACAGAAGTTGTTGCATATTTATCTGATCTCTTAGGAAGAAGACACGGACTTACAGATGAATTTACAGTAAATGCACTGGCTCCTCCATTCTGGGATGAAATCGACAAAATGCCTGAGAATAAACATAAAATACAAAAAGCCTTTAGAATGGCATATGGTTCTGCTATGATGAACGGCCCGTTTGCAATTGTTATTGCAAAACCAGACGGGATTGTAGGATTCACAGACAGAATTAAATTAAGACCGCTGGTAGCCGCAGAATCAGGCGATTGTTTATATATATCAAGTGAAGAGGCCGCAATCAGGACAATGGAAAATAATTTAGATAATATCTGGATGCCCTGTGCCGGTGAGCCTGTAATAGGGAGAGTTAAAAAATGA
- a CDS encoding glutamine amidotransferase-related protein, protein MIIICDLSYKSESLSFFEYVKPIEEIIKKTEMSFKTVHYSELEKKSESSNNSEEYSGLQNFLLKKATGIILCGTALKDNEFLKKTEIFQFLKYTEIPVLGICAGFQVIAKLFGGNIIENKKIGMTTVKTISDSPVLRGMDKFEAYELHKNSFELPADFLILAESDTDIQVIKHRYKLIFGVIFHPEVRNERVVENFLGIIRGTCKSV, encoded by the coding sequence ATGATAATAATCTGTGATCTTTCATATAAATCTGAGTCTTTATCATTCTTTGAATATGTAAAGCCGATTGAAGAGATTATAAAAAAAACCGAAATGTCCTTTAAAACAGTTCACTACAGTGAACTTGAAAAAAAATCTGAATCAAGTAATAATAGTGAAGAATATAGTGGTTTGCAAAATTTTCTTCTTAAAAAAGCCACAGGAATAATCCTCTGCGGTACTGCTCTCAAAGATAATGAATTTTTGAAAAAAACAGAAATTTTCCAATTTTTAAAATATACTGAAATCCCTGTTCTTGGAATCTGCGCAGGTTTTCAGGTTATTGCAAAATTATTTGGCGGAAATATTATAGAGAACAAAAAAATTGGTATGACAACTGTAAAAACAATTTCAGACTCTCCTGTTTTAAGGGGTATGGATAAATTTGAGGCATATGAACTTCATAAAAATTCCTTTGAACTGCCTGCTGATTTTTTAATTCTTGCAGAGTCCGATACAGATATACAGGTGATAAAACACAGATACAAACTGATATTTGGCGTAATTTTCCACCCGGAAGTTCGAAACGAAAGAGTTGTTGAAAATTTTTTAGGAATAATCAGAGGAACCTGTAAGTCTGTTTAA
- a CDS encoding P-II family nitrogen regulator has protein sequence MKKIEAIIRPEKLEKVSDALIEKGYHAMTVSDVRGRGAQRGVALQFRGKEIMVNLIPKVKIEIVISEEATEEIIEIISQNAYTGKNGDGKIFLYEVEKTINVRSE, from the coding sequence ATGAAGAAGATTGAGGCAATAATCCGTCCGGAAAAACTTGAGAAGGTTTCAGATGCTCTCATAGAAAAAGGGTATCATGCTATGACCGTCAGTGATGTTCGCGGAAGAGGAGCACAGCGTGGAGTCGCACTTCAGTTTCGTGGAAAGGAGATTATGGTAAATCTTATCCCAAAAGTTAAGATTGAGATTGTTATATCAGAGGAGGCTACTGAAGAAATAATTGAAATAATCAGTCAGAATGCCTATACAGGTAAAAATGGAGACGGGAAAATTTTCCTGTATGAAGTTGAAAAAACCATTAATGTAAGGAGTGAATAA
- a CDS encoding HAD-IIA family hydrolase, giving the protein MKKITGIIFDIDGVLYSGEEAVDGACYALNLIADAKIQFRCLSNTTRKSSDSISEKLKDFGFIIPKENIITPAVVVSKILNLMDIKKCFFLVTEDVCDDFYSSGLISDEINPEAVVIGDAGQNFNYERLNRVFRILIENNRYNKNKSIENNEVFFRKKIIVDKSTNKNGYSNKNNMAKSEKKDENMTEIRTEHINSVPANKVQCKQISFFALEMDKYWMDKDGLSLSAGPFIKGLEYATETNAYLIGKPSLLFFNSSLSSLGKDPHETLVVGDDIITDIGGAKNAGISGALVRTGKFREDKLISSGIKPDFILNSVSNLPEILGLK; this is encoded by the coding sequence ATGAAAAAAATTACCGGAATAATATTTGATATAGACGGAGTTTTATACTCCGGCGAAGAAGCAGTTGATGGTGCATGTTATGCACTAAATCTTATAGCTGATGCAAAAATTCAATTCCGGTGCCTTTCGAACACAACAAGAAAATCCTCTGATTCGATCTCTGAAAAATTAAAAGATTTTGGATTTATAATTCCAAAAGAGAATATTATAACGCCTGCAGTTGTTGTATCTAAAATACTTAATCTCATGGATATAAAGAAATGCTTTTTCTTAGTAACGGAAGATGTTTGTGATGATTTTTACTCATCAGGTCTTATTTCCGATGAAATAAATCCTGAGGCAGTTGTTATCGGTGATGCAGGTCAGAATTTTAATTATGAAAGACTTAACCGTGTTTTTAGAATTTTAATTGAAAACAACAGATATAACAAAAACAAATCTATCGAAAACAACGAGGTTTTTTTCCGGAAGAAAATCATCGTAGATAAAAGTACAAACAAAAATGGATACAGTAATAAAAACAATATGGCAAAATCTGAAAAAAAGGATGAAAATATGACAGAGATTAGGACTGAACACATAAATTCTGTTCCTGCAAACAAGGTTCAATGTAAGCAAATTTCTTTTTTTGCTCTTGAAATGGATAAATACTGGATGGATAAGGACGGTCTTTCTCTTTCAGCCGGACCCTTCATAAAAGGACTTGAATATGCGACCGAAACAAATGCTTATCTTATCGGAAAACCTTCTCTTCTTTTTTTCAACTCATCACTTTCATCACTTGGAAAAGATCCTCATGAAACTCTGGTGGTTGGTGATGACATTATAACAGATATCGGCGGAGCAAAAAATGCCGGTATCTCCGGTGCACTTGTTAGAACTGGTAAATTCCGTGAGGATAAACTGATATCATCCGGCATCAAACCTGATTTTATCTTAAATTCCGTATCAAACCTTCCTGAAATACTAGGTCTGAAATGA
- a CDS encoding diphthine--ammonia ligase, giving the protein MKLGVLFSGGKDSVFVCYMAMQREEVECLITLASKNTESYMFHTPNISLTSLQSKAADIPLLEFETDGEKEDELEDLKSAIICAKDKYCIEGIVTGAIMSVYQASRIQKICDSLDLWCFNPLWYINQNDYMNNILDLGFEVIISGVFSYPFDESWLGRRIDEKMLDELSTFSEKYKITLTGEGGEFETFVLDAPFFKKKIIIDDFDTNYKNYNGLFSIKAAHLEDK; this is encoded by the coding sequence ATGAAGCTTGGAGTTTTATTTTCAGGAGGGAAAGATTCAGTTTTTGTCTGTTATATGGCAATGCAGAGAGAGGAGGTTGAGTGTTTAATTACACTTGCTTCAAAAAACACAGAAAGTTACATGTTTCATACTCCCAATATAAGTTTAACATCACTTCAGTCTAAAGCCGCTGATATTCCTCTCCTTGAATTTGAAACTGACGGAGAAAAAGAAGATGAGCTTGAAGATTTAAAATCTGCTATAATATGTGCAAAAGATAAATATTGCATTGAAGGGATTGTAACAGGCGCAATAATGTCAGTTTATCAGGCATCAAGAATCCAGAAAATTTGTGATTCACTTGATTTGTGGTGCTTCAATCCGTTATGGTACATAAATCAAAATGATTACATGAATAATATATTAGATTTGGGGTTTGAAGTTATAATTTCAGGCGTATTTTCATATCCTTTTGATGAATCATGGCTTGGTAGAAGAATTGATGAAAAAATGCTTGACGAACTTTCAACTTTCTCTGAAAAATACAAAATTACCCTGACAGGTGAGGGTGGAGAATTTGAGACATTTGTTCTTGACGCTCCTTTTTTTAAGAAAAAAATCATTATCGATGATTTTGATACAAATTACAAAAACTATAATGGTTTATTCTCAATAAAAGCCGCCCATCTGGAGGATAAATGA
- a CDS encoding ammonium transporter, producing the protein MIDSGDTAFIIICTAMVMLMTPGVGLFYGGMVRKKSIISMISLAFVAFAVVSIQWVLFGYSLAFGTDIGGFIGGLDYVLLNGVSLDGDGIPDMLFMVFQLVFAGLTLAILTSGFAERIKLGSFILFGLLWTTLVYDPLAHWAWGGGWASQLGALDFAGGTVVHISSGFGALAAALVIGKRLGFGQESMKPSNIPLTLLGGALLWFGWFGFNAGSELAADGIAANAFVVTNIAASAGALAWMGASSINGKPSSLGMISGAVAGLVAITPAAGFVNATSAIIIGLIAGLLCYAALLFRSKKGLDESLDAWAIHGVGGFFGAIATGIFCTAAIGGVDGLLYGNAGQFFIQVIDAVAAMAYAFVVTYVLALIVDKTIGLRVDEDEEYVGLDISQHGESTQI; encoded by the coding sequence ATGATTGACAGTGGAGATACGGCTTTTATCATAATATGTACAGCAATGGTTATGCTGATGACTCCTGGTGTCGGGCTTTTCTATGGTGGAATGGTCCGAAAAAAGAGTATCATCTCCATGATATCGCTTGCGTTTGTGGCATTTGCTGTGGTCAGCATCCAATGGGTGCTATTTGGGTATTCGTTGGCTTTCGGAACAGATATCGGGGGTTTTATCGGTGGACTTGATTATGTTTTATTAAACGGAGTAAGTCTTGATGGAGATGGAATACCTGATATGTTGTTCATGGTTTTCCAGCTGGTCTTTGCAGGATTAACTCTTGCAATTTTAACATCCGGATTTGCAGAAAGGATTAAACTTGGATCATTTATCCTGTTTGGTCTTTTGTGGACAACTCTTGTATATGATCCTCTTGCCCACTGGGCATGGGGAGGCGGCTGGGCATCACAGCTTGGCGCACTTGATTTTGCAGGAGGAACAGTTGTTCACATAAGTTCCGGGTTTGGAGCACTTGCAGCCGCACTTGTGATAGGAAAACGTCTCGGTTTTGGCCAGGAATCAATGAAGCCTTCAAATATTCCTTTGACCCTCCTTGGAGGAGCTCTGCTTTGGTTTGGCTGGTTTGGATTCAACGCCGGCAGTGAACTTGCAGCTGACGGGATTGCTGCAAATGCATTTGTGGTAACAAACATAGCTGCATCAGCAGGAGCACTGGCATGGATGGGAGCATCATCAATAAACGGAAAACCAAGTTCACTTGGCATGATTTCAGGAGCAGTTGCAGGACTTGTTGCAATTACACCTGCCGCAGGTTTTGTAAATGCAACATCTGCAATAATAATCGGGCTAATTGCCGGATTACTCTGTTATGCCGCACTGTTATTCCGTTCTAAAAAAGGCCTTGATGAATCACTCGACGCATGGGCAATTCATGGTGTGGGAGGATTTTTTGGCGCAATTGCGACAGGAATCTTCTGTACAGCTGCAATTGGAGGAGTTGACGGACTCTTATACGGCAATGCAGGACAGTTTTTCATTCAGGTGATTGATGCAGTTGCAGCAATGGCATACGCATTTGTTGTAACTTATGTCCTGGCATTAATTGTTGATAAGACAATTGGCCTTCGTGTAGATGAGGATGAGGAATATGTCGGACTTGATATCTCACAACATGGTGAGTCTACACAGATCTGA
- a CDS encoding FHA domain-containing protein — translation MSQEEAKGTIFIENDDDFLEELSDYLDVLSNPARLKILKCIEKNQKDVREISYEIGISYENTKKHIQKLHLAGVIKKETGISSRKTKGVHPVWKYSIMPGGLEAVFKNLQIFNDVNLTPDNEILADRIKNLKAQISDEIKGDIPVVFIVGGPHDETAYLLNHKKIRVGRNDNDHTYVPEEGDIVFPEFYGAVSRITKPHCYFYDEGNDWYIEDIKSTGGTFLNGVLLEKGIRYKITDGDVIELSRGTRAGKLLVSFP, via the coding sequence ATGTCTCAGGAAGAAGCCAAAGGAACAATATTTATTGAAAATGATGATGATTTTCTCGAAGAATTATCCGATTATCTTGATGTTTTGTCCAATCCGGCAAGACTTAAGATATTGAAATGTATTGAAAAAAATCAAAAAGATGTTCGTGAAATCTCCTATGAGATTGGCATAAGCTATGAAAATACAAAAAAACATATTCAAAAGCTTCACCTTGCCGGAGTTATTAAAAAAGAAACCGGAATAAGCAGCAGAAAAACAAAAGGTGTCCATCCTGTCTGGAAATATTCAATAATGCCTGGAGGACTTGAAGCAGTCTTTAAAAATCTTCAGATATTCAATGATGTTAATCTGACTCCTGACAATGAAATCCTTGCAGACAGAATAAAAAATCTCAAAGCTCAGATCTCTGATGAGATAAAAGGAGATATTCCTGTTGTGTTTATTGTCGGCGGACCACATGACGAAACCGCTTACCTTTTAAATCACAAAAAAATTCGTGTTGGAAGAAATGACAATGACCATACCTATGTTCCTGAAGAGGGAGATATTGTTTTCCCGGAATTTTATGGAGCTGTATCAAGGATTACAAAACCTCACTGCTATTTTTACGATGAAGGAAACGACTGGTATATTGAAGACATAAAAAGTACTGGCGGGACTTTTCTAAACGGGGTACTTCTTGAGAAGGGAATAAGGTACAAAATAACAGACGGAGATGTAATTGAACTTTCACGCGGAACAAGGGCAGGAAAACTTCTTGTTTCATTTCCCTAA
- a CDS encoding HEAT repeat domain-containing protein, whose amino-acid sequence MTNCEEIIGKLKNENWKERCRAVSEIGISLKPNDVEELMSLLENEKWYIRESVGEGLSSVHDENVLKAIEESLKTHKWFIPYGFRALMRAGYNPDIHTAIEALYDDNPYVRCCAAETLGTIKDERALPALRDVLLDESNPVRKKAAIAINKISDNSGQPF is encoded by the coding sequence ATGACTAATTGTGAAGAAATTATCGGGAAATTAAAGAATGAAAACTGGAAGGAAAGATGCAGGGCAGTTTCTGAAATTGGAATCTCGCTAAAGCCCAACGATGTTGAAGAACTGATGTCACTTTTGGAAAATGAGAAGTGGTATATCCGCGAGTCTGTTGGAGAAGGCCTTTCATCAGTCCATGACGAAAATGTGTTAAAAGCAATTGAAGAGTCTTTAAAGACTCACAAGTGGTTCATACCATATGGATTCCGTGCTTTGATGAGAGCAGGCTACAATCCGGACATTCATACCGCTATTGAAGCATTATATGACGATAATCCATATGTCCGCTGTTGTGCTGCAGAAACTCTCGGTACAATCAAAGATGAAAGAGCACTTCCGGCTTTAAGGGATGTATTACTGGATGAAAGCAATCCGGTTAGAAAAAAGGCCGCGATTGCAATAAATAAAATCTCTGATAATTCGGGACAGCCTTTTTAA